The following proteins are encoded in a genomic region of Desulfosporosinus youngiae DSM 17734:
- a CDS encoding iron-containing alcohol dehydrogenase family protein produces MKIVSGHGNYIRGQGLIGQIGEYVGAFGKKACLFGGKTALSLTSDPISQDLLQQGIELLPPIWYGGECSERNINNLKSQVEEFQPEVLLVAGGGKAIDTVKVLGYLMKLPVIAIPTIASTCAAATCISILYDDKGEYLEISRRSKAPDLILVDTQIILEAPVRYLTSGIGDTLAKWFESKASNQKAQPNAFNNGAVVLARFVYELLLKEGKRAAESIHQRVISRELEDVIDAIIAVSGSISNYGGDDCRTAAAHAVYSGLTIFPEVHEVYHGEIVAFGILTQLALEGRPDEEILEVIAYYQQVNLPKTLGEMGIDSSLISEEQWQTLGSVTVEIEDMANMPFEVTPQMVIDGIHRADQLGRTAV; encoded by the coding sequence ATGAAAATTGTTTCCGGACATGGTAACTATATTCGAGGGCAAGGATTGATCGGTCAAATCGGAGAGTATGTAGGTGCTTTTGGTAAAAAGGCCTGCCTTTTTGGCGGAAAAACAGCCTTGAGCCTCACATCAGATCCCATTAGTCAAGACCTTTTGCAACAGGGCATCGAGTTGCTTCCGCCCATCTGGTATGGGGGAGAATGCAGTGAAAGGAATATAAACAACCTAAAAAGTCAAGTTGAGGAGTTCCAGCCTGAGGTTTTGTTGGTCGCGGGCGGCGGAAAAGCAATCGATACTGTGAAAGTATTGGGGTACCTAATGAAACTCCCGGTGATAGCAATTCCCACCATCGCTTCGACTTGTGCGGCAGCGACATGTATATCCATTCTCTACGATGATAAGGGAGAGTATCTTGAGATTAGCCGGCGATCGAAAGCCCCTGATCTGATCCTGGTTGATACACAAATTATACTTGAAGCACCGGTTCGCTATCTGACGTCAGGAATTGGGGATACGCTGGCAAAATGGTTTGAATCTAAAGCATCCAACCAAAAAGCCCAGCCGAATGCCTTTAACAACGGTGCTGTTGTGTTAGCACGATTTGTCTATGAACTTCTCTTAAAAGAAGGGAAACGTGCTGCCGAGTCGATTCATCAGAGAGTCATTTCAAGGGAACTGGAAGATGTTATCGATGCCATTATTGCCGTGAGTGGCAGTATCAGCAACTATGGCGGTGATGATTGCCGGACAGCCGCAGCCCATGCCGTCTATTCCGGCTTGACCATTTTCCCGGAAGTTCATGAAGTATACCATGGAGAAATCGTTGCCTTTGGAATACTGACCCAATTGGCTCTCGAAGGTCGTCCGGATGAAGAAATCCTTGAGGTCATCGCTTACTATCAGCAAGTCAATTTACCGAAGACCTTAGGTGAGATGGGGATTGATTCTTCTCTCATCTCCGAGGAACAATGGCAAACTTTGGGCAGTGTTACCGTTGAAATTGAGGATATGGCGAATATGCCCTTTGAAGTCACTCCGCAAATGGTGATTGATGGAATTCATCGTGCAGATCAACTGGGGCGCACAGCGGTCTAA
- a CDS encoding aspartyl-phosphate phosphatase Spo0E family protein translates to MSEISELIERIEELRLNMIKTKEGRAYTDPVVVAASQELDHVLDLYQEMLMKKAGNG, encoded by the coding sequence ATGTCTGAGATCAGCGAATTGATAGAGCGAATTGAAGAATTACGCCTGAACATGATAAAGACAAAAGAGGGAAGAGCTTATACGGATCCGGTAGTTGTAGCTGCAAGTCAAGAGTTGGATCATGTCTTAGACTTGTATCAAGAGATGCTAATGAAAAAAGCGGGGAACGGTTAG
- a CDS encoding helix-turn-helix domain-containing protein: protein MAEFGKTRLWLIKCRGNLTQQQVANKAGISRSYYAEIESGNKNPGVKTAKKLSSVLMFDWTIFYKS from the coding sequence GTGGCTGAATTTGGCAAGACGAGGCTGTGGCTAATAAAATGTCGGGGAAATTTAACACAGCAACAAGTTGCAAATAAAGCAGGAATAAGCAGATCATATTATGCAGAAATTGAGTCAGGCAACAAAAACCCTGGTGTTAAAACAGCTAAAAAACTTAGCAGCGTTTTAATGTTTGATTGGACTATTTTTTATAAATCATGA
- a CDS encoding helix-turn-helix domain-containing protein, protein MLGKRLQQLRNKFGLTQEELAKILCMSRSTYAQYEVDRRKPDYDTLQRIADYFKVSTDFLLGRTEHSVIEESYFPSRLRMIRELNDISLEQLAESLNLPLTEISQFETGEKNPDPSTLKALAESLTCSVDFLLGRITEPRSYLLESQQGYSSLAAYPSDDPLKDLPEEAKKSLEEFKEFILNKYRKDN, encoded by the coding sequence ATGTTAGGGAAAAGGCTGCAACAGCTAAGAAATAAATTCGGACTCACCCAAGAGGAACTGGCAAAAATACTTTGTATGTCCCGAAGTACGTATGCACAGTATGAAGTAGATAGGCGTAAACCTGATTATGATACTCTGCAAAGAATTGCGGATTATTTTAAAGTCTCTACTGATTTCCTATTAGGGCGGACAGAGCACTCTGTAATTGAAGAATCTTATTTTCCCAGCAGACTAAGGATGATACGTGAACTAAATGATATCTCACTAGAACAATTAGCCGAAAGTCTTAACCTACCTCTAACCGAAATATCACAATTTGAAACCGGTGAAAAAAATCCTGACCCCTCCACTTTGAAAGCTTTGGCAGAGAGCCTGACTTGTTCTGTTGACTTTCTCCTCGGGCGAATCACTGAACCAAGATCTTATTTACTTGAAAGCCAACAAGGTTACAGTAGTTTAGCTGCTTACCCTTCAGACGACCCCTTGAAGGATCTGCCGGAAGAAGCGAAAAAATCCCTTGAAGAATTCAAAGAATTCATTCTTAATAAATACCGTAAAGACAATTAG
- a CDS encoding DUF3102 domain-containing protein, translating into MVEGIGQRTVGRLMQLFEEYGTKPLDSPDSDGNPNASLVTHLTYNSMIIHIILIAFRVLCVNQTPQSEV; encoded by the coding sequence ATGGTTGAAGGAATCGGTCAGCGAACGGTCGGCAGGCTGATGCAGCTCTTCGAAGAGTATGGGACGAAACCACTTGACTCCCCCGACAGTGATGGCAATCCAAATGCGTCACTGGTGACGCATTTGACCTACAATAGTATGATTATTCACATTATTCTTATTGCGTTCAGAGTTCTATGTGTTAACCAAACTCCGCAAAGTGAGGTCTAG
- a CDS encoding type II toxin-antitoxin system RelB/DinJ family antitoxin, whose translation MAETTNLSIRMDKELKEQAEQLFSELGMNMTTAFNIFVRQAVRQGKIPFEISLNVPNAETIAAMEEADKISRDPKAKRYSSFEELVAEVQNEVEK comes from the coding sequence ATGGCTGAAACGACAAATTTAAGTATCCGCATGGATAAGGAACTGAAAGAGCAGGCAGAACAGCTTTTTTCTGAATTGGGTATGAATATGACGACGGCATTCAATATCTTTGTCCGGCAGGCTGTACGGCAGGGGAAAATACCCTTTGAGATTTCCCTGAATGTTCCCAACGCCGAAACAATAGCGGCTATGGAAGAAGCCGATAAAATAAGCCGCGACCCGAAGGCAAAACGCTATTCGAGTTTTGAAGAACTGGTAGCGGAGGTTCAGAATGAAGTAGAAAAATAA
- the polC gene encoding DNA polymerase III subunit alpha encodes MKRISEIFSDYKTEGNIKTAIVQAVVLTKSTKTLEMKISSDQYIETREIEALNQFIRERLVLNDSIITVMYTEGTPRKPLEEALQDILCLLADKHPVLNGAFKNSDHEIAQDDTIKFTFKTAVSYLLKARGYDKVIQETIRNLYGATYQIKFVDNVSSEELKKLREDTQESEILLLQKEVAAPSSHNVHELPKEAGPIKPENNGEKDGKKADPSLILGRNSNIKDTVIKITDITPDEGRIAIQGEPSNIDAKELRSGKTLISFDLYDGSSSMTCKAFLKPGEDGEVLARLKKAKGVKLAGNAGFSQFSGEIELIANTIVETAGMKKAQRQDRAEVKRVELHMHTQMSQMDAMTSATDLIKRAMSWGMKSIAITDHGVVQSFPEAHKLLGRDNPNMKVIYGVEAYLAPDKKPSVTNVKGQGIDTTYCVLDLETTGFSAVTEKITEIGIMKLKDGKVIDQFSCFVNPEKPIPARVIEVTNITDDMVKDAETIDQVFPKLLEFIEGSVLVAHNAEFDMGFLKHNAKVLGYDFDYTYLDTLSLAKELFPDYKTYKLGRIAKNLGFKVEVAHRALDDVDTTVKVFKVMLEKLKQRGAETLEDIELYGSDEDAKKAEYKKLKTYHAIILAKDYVGLKNLYKLVSYSHLDYFYKKPRILKSLYKKYSEGLILGSACSEGELYQAILLGKSNEEIEAIARAYDYLEIQPLGNNDYLIRTEQVPDQDYLKEINRKIVALGKKLNKPVVATGDVHFLDPEDEIYRRILEAGQGFKDADNQAPLYLKTTEEMLREFSYLGAAKAYEVVVTNTNLIADMCQQISPISAEKCAPHIEGCEQTIKDITYEKAHALYGDPLPEIVQQRLDRELDSIIKNGFSVMYIIAQKLVWKSNEDGYLVGSRGSVGSSVVAYMTGITEVNALQAHYRCPSCRYSDFSDHGVKIGFDLPDKVCPVCGEKLAKDGIDIPFETFLGFNGDKEPDIDLNFSGEYQAKAHKYTEVIFGKGTTFKAGTIGTIAEKTAFGYVKKYYEEKSRTVSKAETLRVSKGCTGIKRTSGQHPGGIIVVPKGREIFEFCPVQHPADDSNSDIITTHFDYHSIDSNLLKLDILGHDDPTVIRMLQDITGVDPQKIPMDDPKTMSIFSSTEALEVTPEQINSKVGTFGIPEFGTKFVRGMLLDTRPKAFEDLICISGLSHGTDVWLGNAKDLIDAGTVTLSEAVCTRDEIMTYLIKKGLPPNTAFKIMELVRKGKALSNPEKWAEYEALMREHKVPEWYIDSCRKIKYMFPKAHAAAYVMMAFRIAWFKVHIPQAYYAAYFSIRAKAFDAEFMIFGKEKVKAKMKEIEELGNTATPKDKDMYDDLELVLEMYERGFKFLPIDLYKSHATRFLVEEEGLRPPINSISGMGTVAAEGLYNAALEKPFNSIEDVKKRAKIGNSTIDVLRKFGCFKGIPESDQMSLFDVI; translated from the coding sequence ATGAAACGAATAAGTGAAATTTTTAGTGATTATAAAACAGAGGGTAATATCAAGACTGCTATTGTACAAGCAGTGGTTTTAACCAAAAGTACAAAAACTCTGGAGATGAAAATCAGCTCTGATCAATACATTGAAACCAGAGAAATTGAAGCCCTTAATCAGTTTATCAGAGAACGATTGGTTTTAAATGATTCAATTATTACGGTAATGTATACTGAGGGAACCCCTAGAAAGCCCTTGGAAGAGGCACTCCAAGATATTTTATGCTTATTGGCGGATAAACATCCGGTCTTAAATGGAGCGTTCAAAAATAGTGACCATGAAATAGCCCAAGATGATACGATCAAATTTACCTTTAAAACGGCAGTATCCTACTTATTAAAAGCGAGGGGTTACGATAAAGTAATCCAAGAGACCATAAGAAACCTCTATGGCGCTACTTATCAGATCAAGTTTGTGGATAACGTAAGCAGTGAAGAATTAAAAAAGCTGCGGGAAGATACCCAAGAAAGTGAAATTCTGCTTCTGCAAAAGGAAGTGGCTGCACCATCCAGCCATAATGTCCATGAATTACCGAAGGAAGCCGGGCCCATAAAACCGGAAAATAACGGTGAAAAGGACGGGAAAAAAGCCGATCCTTCCTTGATCTTGGGCAGAAATTCGAATATCAAGGATACGGTCATTAAAATTACGGATATCACACCTGATGAAGGCAGGATTGCTATCCAGGGCGAACCATCCAATATCGATGCCAAGGAATTGAGAAGCGGCAAAACCTTAATCTCCTTTGATTTATATGACGGCTCAAGTTCCATGACCTGTAAGGCGTTCCTCAAGCCTGGTGAAGATGGAGAGGTATTAGCCAGGCTTAAAAAGGCTAAGGGTGTCAAGCTTGCCGGAAATGCCGGCTTTAGCCAGTTTTCCGGGGAAATTGAGCTTATTGCTAATACGATCGTAGAAACAGCCGGCATGAAGAAGGCTCAGCGGCAGGATAGGGCAGAGGTGAAGCGGGTCGAGCTGCACATGCATACTCAAATGAGTCAGATGGATGCCATGACCAGTGCCACTGATCTGATTAAAAGAGCCATGAGCTGGGGTATGAAATCCATTGCTATTACGGATCATGGTGTAGTTCAGTCTTTTCCCGAGGCCCATAAACTCTTAGGACGAGATAATCCGAACATGAAGGTTATCTATGGAGTCGAGGCTTATTTGGCACCGGATAAAAAGCCATCAGTAACCAACGTCAAAGGCCAGGGGATTGATACCACCTATTGTGTGCTGGACTTGGAAACCACCGGCTTCTCAGCGGTAACCGAAAAAATCACGGAAATCGGAATCATGAAACTCAAAGACGGTAAGGTCATCGACCAGTTCAGCTGTTTTGTCAATCCGGAAAAGCCGATACCGGCAAGGGTCATAGAGGTTACCAACATTACCGATGATATGGTAAAAGATGCCGAAACCATAGACCAGGTCTTTCCTAAACTGCTGGAATTTATTGAGGGAAGCGTTTTGGTGGCCCATAACGCTGAATTTGACATGGGTTTCTTAAAGCATAATGCTAAGGTTTTAGGCTATGACTTTGATTACACCTATTTGGATACCTTATCCTTGGCTAAGGAGCTCTTTCCGGATTATAAAACCTATAAATTAGGAAGAATCGCCAAGAACTTAGGCTTTAAGGTGGAGGTAGCTCACAGGGCCTTAGACGACGTGGATACCACGGTTAAAGTTTTTAAAGTTATGCTTGAAAAGCTGAAGCAACGGGGAGCAGAAACCCTTGAGGATATCGAGCTCTATGGTTCTGATGAAGATGCGAAGAAGGCAGAGTATAAGAAGCTTAAAACCTATCACGCCATCATCCTAGCCAAGGACTATGTGGGATTAAAGAATTTATATAAGCTGGTTTCCTATTCCCATTTGGATTATTTTTATAAGAAACCCCGGATCTTAAAGAGCCTTTATAAAAAATACTCCGAAGGGTTAATCCTGGGCAGTGCCTGCAGTGAAGGCGAGCTTTACCAGGCCATCTTACTGGGAAAATCCAATGAGGAAATTGAAGCCATTGCCAGGGCCTACGACTATTTAGAAATCCAGCCTCTCGGGAACAATGATTATTTAATCAGAACAGAGCAGGTACCCGACCAAGACTATTTAAAGGAAATCAACCGCAAAATTGTGGCTCTGGGTAAAAAATTAAACAAGCCTGTGGTTGCCACGGGTGATGTTCACTTCCTGGACCCGGAAGATGAGATTTACAGGAGAATCCTGGAAGCCGGTCAAGGCTTTAAGGACGCCGATAATCAGGCCCCCTTATATTTAAAAACCACCGAGGAGATGCTTAGGGAATTTTCCTATTTAGGAGCGGCAAAGGCCTATGAGGTGGTGGTAACCAACACCAATCTGATAGCCGATATGTGCCAGCAGATCAGTCCTATTTCAGCCGAGAAGTGTGCGCCTCATATTGAAGGCTGTGAGCAGACGATTAAGGATATTACCTATGAGAAGGCCCATGCCCTCTATGGAGACCCCTTGCCGGAAATTGTTCAGCAAAGGCTGGATAGAGAGCTGGATTCCATCATCAAAAACGGCTTCTCTGTTATGTATATCATCGCCCAAAAGCTGGTCTGGAAATCCAATGAGGATGGCTATCTGGTCGGCTCTCGTGGATCGGTTGGTTCATCAGTGGTTGCCTATATGACCGGCATTACGGAAGTCAATGCCCTGCAGGCCCATTACCGCTGCCCCAGTTGCCGGTATTCGGACTTCTCGGATCATGGGGTTAAAATCGGCTTTGACCTGCCGGATAAGGTGTGTCCCGTTTGCGGAGAAAAACTGGCCAAAGATGGCATCGATATCCCCTTCGAGACCTTCTTGGGCTTCAATGGCGATAAAGAGCCGGATATTGACTTGAACTTCTCAGGAGAATATCAGGCCAAGGCTCACAAATATACAGAGGTTATCTTTGGCAAGGGTACCACCTTTAAAGCCGGAACCATCGGTACGATCGCCGAAAAAACAGCCTTCGGCTATGTGAAAAAGTATTATGAAGAAAAAAGCCGTACCGTAAGCAAGGCAGAAACCCTGAGAGTCTCCAAGGGTTGCACCGGGATCAAAAGAACCTCGGGGCAGCACCCGGGAGGAATCATCGTCGTACCGAAGGGACGGGAAATCTTTGAATTTTGCCCCGTCCAGCATCCTGCCGATGACTCCAATTCGGATATCATAACCACCCATTTTGATTATCACTCCATTGATTCGAACCTTTTAAAGCTGGATATCCTGGGTCATGACGATCCGACGGTTATACGTATGCTTCAGGATATCACCGGAGTAGACCCTCAAAAGATACCCATGGATGATCCGAAGACCATGTCCATCTTCTCCTCCACGGAAGCCTTAGAGGTAACCCCGGAGCAGATTAATTCCAAGGTCGGAACCTTTGGAATTCCTGAGTTTGGCACTAAGTTTGTCAGAGGAATGCTTTTAGATACCAGGCCTAAAGCTTTCGAAGATTTAATCTGTATATCCGGACTTTCCCACGGTACGGATGTCTGGCTGGGAAATGCCAAGGACCTGATTGATGCGGGAACCGTGACCTTAAGTGAAGCCGTGTGTACCCGGGATGAAATTATGACCTATTTAATTAAAAAGGGTCTGCCGCCCAATACGGCGTTTAAGATCATGGAGCTGGTGCGTAAAGGAAAGGCTCTGTCCAACCCGGAAAAATGGGCGGAATATGAAGCTTTAATGAGAGAGCATAAGGTACCGGAGTGGTATATCGATTCCTGCCGGAAAATAAAATACATGTTTCCTAAAGCCCATGCAGCAGCCTATGTCATGATGGCCTTCCGCATAGCCTGGTTTAAGGTGCACATACCCCAGGCGTATTACGCAGCCTACTTCAGCATTCGGGCCAAGGCCTTTGACGCTGAGTTTATGATCTTCGGCAAAGAAAAGGTTAAGGCCAAAATGAAGGAAATTGAGGAGCTGGGTAACACTGCCACCCCTAAGGATAAGGATATGTACGATGATTTGGAACTGGTTTTGGAAATGTATGAGAGGGGCTTTAAATTCCTGCCCATTGATTTATACAAATCCCATGCCACGAGGTTTCTGGTTGAGGAAGAGGGCTTAAGGCCGCCCATCAACAGCATATCCGGCATGGGAACGGTGGCAGCCGAAGGACTGTATAACGCGGCCCTGGAAAAGCCCTTCAACTCCATAGAGGATGTCAAGAAACGGGCTAAAATTGGGAATTCTACGATTGATGTACTGCGGAAATTCGGCTGCTTTAAGGGAATTCCGGAAAGTGATCAGATGAGCCTTTTTGATGTGATTTAA
- a CDS encoding vWA domain-containing protein: MLGGVAGVILPLELQAARIRLAKERPYLASAAWALQPVPKPGLKSMAVDMYWRLYYDPDVLSGWPAEVLAGALYHEVCHLLRNHAERLKHFNPRLSNIAADAEINDDLIREGVEFPAQPVTPEFIGQPENLLAEEYYAALENQESSSADQTKNKAQSDLKEPPLPGSGRCGSCATGQMASWEDKPLGKGSSSGLSLTEGELIRRDVARQIREHSKGQGCVPGHWARWAEEKLYPKVDWRKKLAAAIRFAAADITGSVDYSYRRPSRRQGQVGKGKVIFPSLRCPVPSVAVVADTSGSISEKMLAQSLAEISGILKSLGQREGIHVLAVDQTVEFCRRVFRPEQIRLAGGGGTDMGVGLEAAARIKPSRQLGIVITDGQTSWPDHPPRGMNVIVVLFGDAAAPDWANVIQIRA, from the coding sequence ATGCTTGGAGGTGTTGCAGGCGTGATTCTTCCCCTTGAGCTGCAGGCAGCCCGTATCCGCCTGGCGAAAGAACGTCCCTATTTGGCCTCTGCTGCCTGGGCTCTCCAGCCGGTGCCCAAGCCCGGCCTGAAATCAATGGCAGTCGATATGTATTGGAGACTCTATTACGATCCCGACGTATTATCAGGGTGGCCGGCGGAGGTTCTTGCCGGCGCTTTATACCATGAAGTTTGTCATCTTCTCCGCAATCATGCTGAAAGGCTGAAGCACTTTAATCCACGCTTAAGCAATATCGCCGCAGACGCGGAAATTAATGACGACCTTATCCGTGAAGGTGTTGAATTTCCGGCACAGCCCGTGACTCCCGAATTCATCGGGCAGCCGGAAAATCTCCTGGCAGAGGAATACTATGCGGCCTTGGAGAATCAGGAATCCTCTTCAGCCGATCAGACCAAAAATAAAGCGCAGTCAGATTTAAAAGAACCTCCTTTGCCCGGTTCCGGCCGGTGCGGCTCTTGTGCAACGGGTCAAATGGCGTCTTGGGAGGATAAACCGCTTGGCAAAGGGTCTTCTTCCGGTCTCAGTCTGACGGAAGGGGAGTTAATCCGCCGGGATGTAGCCAGGCAAATCAGAGAACATAGCAAAGGCCAAGGGTGTGTACCAGGTCATTGGGCCCGGTGGGCAGAAGAAAAGCTTTATCCGAAAGTAGACTGGCGAAAAAAGCTGGCTGCGGCTATCCGTTTTGCGGCAGCAGATATAACCGGGTCAGTGGATTATTCCTACCGGCGTCCCTCACGCCGCCAGGGGCAGGTTGGAAAGGGAAAGGTTATTTTTCCGTCCCTGCGCTGTCCTGTACCTTCAGTAGCCGTTGTGGCAGACACCAGTGGAAGTATATCAGAGAAAATGCTCGCCCAGTCTCTGGCGGAGATATCCGGTATCCTAAAGTCTCTGGGACAAAGGGAAGGAATCCACGTCTTGGCTGTGGATCAGACGGTTGAGTTTTGCCGCCGGGTGTTTCGGCCGGAGCAGATCCGGCTCGCGGGAGGCGGCGGAACGGACATGGGGGTTGGCTTAGAAGCTGCGGCAAGAATAAAGCCTTCGCGTCAATTGGGAATCGTTATTACTGACGGACAGACATCATGGCCTGATCATCCACCACGAGGGATGAACGTCATTGTCGTTTTGTTTGGGGATGCAGCGGCCCCGGATTGGGCTAATGTAATCCAAATCAGGGCATAG
- a CDS encoding AAA family ATPase produces the protein MSTNCALAIAIQAGVPILTWGPPGVGKTATITMLADALELPLEVVLASIREPSDFSGLPVIEEKGVRMEPPAWAHRLALAGKGLLFLDEISTAPPAVQSALLRVVLDRVVGDLALPASVSVVASANPPEQAVGGWDLSAPLANRFCHLFWSLDTQGWVDGMIGGWSVSGLPHLPPAWENSIPDKEVLVASFIRHRPHLLLQVPEDEGQAGKAWPSPRSWSMTARLLAAAETVQAEEDVVASLVAGCVGEGACLEFLAWRRDLDLPDPEEVLANPTYLQLPDRGDQAFAILTAVITAAVGRLTEERWFAAWCVLALASEHGMKDIAAVAAKKLAAARKPELSIPLKELQEFAPLLQKGGLM, from the coding sequence ATGTCTACGAATTGTGCTCTTGCTATTGCTATTCAGGCTGGAGTCCCGATCCTGACCTGGGGTCCTCCAGGTGTGGGAAAAACGGCAACCATTACTATGCTTGCGGATGCGCTGGAACTCCCGCTCGAAGTTGTCCTGGCCTCTATTCGTGAACCTTCGGATTTTTCCGGTCTTCCGGTCATTGAGGAGAAGGGTGTCCGTATGGAGCCCCCTGCCTGGGCACATCGCCTGGCACTGGCTGGAAAAGGTCTGCTTTTTCTGGATGAAATCTCCACAGCTCCGCCTGCGGTCCAGTCTGCCTTATTAAGAGTCGTATTAGACAGGGTCGTTGGGGATTTGGCTTTACCCGCCAGTGTATCGGTTGTTGCATCGGCGAACCCGCCTGAACAGGCTGTCGGCGGATGGGATCTTTCCGCTCCTCTGGCAAACAGGTTCTGCCACCTTTTTTGGTCTCTGGACACTCAGGGCTGGGTAGACGGTATGATCGGGGGATGGTCTGTCTCCGGCCTGCCCCATCTGCCTCCGGCCTGGGAGAATTCCATACCGGACAAAGAGGTGCTCGTAGCCTCTTTTATCCGGCACAGGCCGCATTTATTGCTCCAGGTGCCTGAAGATGAAGGTCAGGCCGGGAAAGCTTGGCCCTCTCCCAGGTCTTGGTCTATGACAGCCAGATTACTGGCAGCTGCTGAAACTGTGCAGGCAGAGGAGGATGTCGTCGCTTCTCTTGTAGCCGGATGCGTTGGCGAAGGAGCCTGTCTGGAGTTTTTAGCCTGGCGCCGGGATTTGGATCTGCCGGATCCGGAAGAGGTGCTGGCCAATCCGACCTACCTTCAGCTGCCGGACCGGGGGGACCAGGCCTTTGCCATACTGACGGCTGTCATCACTGCCGCTGTCGGCAGGCTGACAGAGGAACGCTGGTTTGCTGCCTGGTGCGTACTTGCCCTGGCATCGGAACACGGAATGAAAGATATCGCAGCGGTTGCTGCCAAAAAATTAGCCGCAGCCAGGAAACCGGAATTATCCATACCCCTGAAAGAACTACAGGAATTCGCGCCGCTGCTGCAAAAAGGGGGGTTGATGTGA
- the sfsA gene encoding DNA/RNA nuclease SfsA translates to MIYKNIRKAIFMTRPNRFIAHILLEGKEEICHVKNTGRCKELLTPGAEIYVQEFDETKRKTKYDLISVYKGRRLVNIDSQVPNKLFREWAERNQFFGEDATIRPEFTYGQSRFDFYVESGARKILIEIKGVTLEEHGVVLFPDAPTQRGVKHIQELQQALDKGMEAYLVFIIQMQGVHYMSPNWRTHPAFGHALVQAEQAGLKIMALDCQLGEDWIEAREFVEVRLGNF, encoded by the coding sequence ATGATCTATAAAAATATACGAAAAGCGATTTTCATGACTCGTCCTAATCGATTCATTGCTCACATCCTGCTGGAAGGGAAAGAAGAAATCTGCCATGTAAAGAATACGGGGCGCTGTAAGGAACTGCTGACTCCAGGCGCTGAAATCTATGTTCAAGAGTTCGATGAAACTAAGCGTAAAACCAAATATGATCTGATTTCTGTCTATAAGGGCCGGAGATTAGTGAATATCGATAGCCAGGTTCCTAATAAGCTTTTTCGGGAATGGGCAGAGAGAAACCAATTTTTCGGGGAAGATGCCACTATTCGTCCGGAATTCACTTATGGTCAATCCCGATTTGATTTTTATGTCGAATCCGGTGCCCGCAAGATTTTGATTGAGATAAAAGGGGTGACTCTCGAAGAGCACGGGGTGGTACTCTTTCCCGATGCCCCCACTCAGAGAGGAGTCAAACATATCCAAGAGCTGCAACAAGCCTTAGACAAAGGGATGGAGGCTTATTTGGTCTTTATCATCCAAATGCAAGGTGTACACTATATGTCACCCAATTGGCGGACTCACCCGGCGTTTGGACACGCTCTTGTACAGGCCGAACAAGCCGGACTAAAGATTATGGCTTTGGATTGTCAATTGGGTGAAGATTGGATCGAAGCCAGAGAGTTCGTGGAAGTGAGGTTGGGGAATTTTTAA
- a CDS encoding Ada metal-binding domain-containing protein, producing MEKSSIKVFNLLDASGNPYISDTKGTIGGHRELKIYGRLDCPSALRFIRNGQYKYRVFFADEDTAIAAGYRPCENCMPKEYAKWKETN from the coding sequence GTGGAAAAAAGCTCAATAAAGGTTTTTAACCTTCTTGATGCAAGTGGTAACCCCTATATAAGTGATACTAAGGGAACAATAGGAGGTCATCGTGAGCTTAAAATATACGGTCGCTTAGATTGTCCATCAGCACTGCGTTTTATTCGTAATGGGCAATATAAATATCGTGTGTTTTTCGCAGACGAAGATACAGCAATTGCAGCAGGATATCGTCCATGTGAGAATTGTATGCCCAAAGAGTATGCCAAATGGAAAGAAACTAATTAA